The Starkeya sp. ORNL1 DNA window CCATGCCGATGGCGTCGGTGGCGACCAGATAATCGACATCGCCGGATTGGTAGAGCGCGACCTGGGCGTTACGGGTGCGCGGCGACAGCGCGCCGAGCACCACTGCCGCGCCGCCGCGCTGGCGGCGGATCAGTTCGGCGATGGCATAGACCTCCTCCGCCGAGAAGGCGACGATGGCCGAGCGGCGCGGCAGGCGCGAAAGTTTCTTCTCGCCGGCGAAGGTCAGGTTCGACAGGCGTGGACGGACCAGGATGCTGACGCCCGGCAGCAGCCGCTCCACCAGCGGGCGCATGGTGGCGGCGCCCAGCAGCAGCGTCTCCTCGCGGCCGCGACGGTTCAGCATACGGTCGGTGAAGACGTGGCCGCGATCGAGATCGGCGGCGATCTGGATCTCGTCGAGCGCCACGAACGCCACATCGAGGTCGCGCGGCATCGCCTCCACCGTGGAGACCCAATAGCGCGGGTTGTGCGGCTTGATGCGCTCCTCGCCGGTGATCAGCGCGACCTGGTCGGCGCCGGCGCGCTCGACGAGGCGCTGATAGACCTCGCGGGCGAGCAGGCGCAGCGGCAGGCCGATCAATCCCGAGGAATGGCCCAGCATGCGCTCGATGGCGAGATGGGTCTTGCCGGTATTGGTGGGGCCGAGGACGGCGGTGACGCCGCGAGCTCGCAGCGAAGGCGGCAGCGGCTTGGTGCCGTAGAGCGGCGTTGCAATGTTCATGGGCCGGTTATGTCGTCCATCGGGCCGGCAGGCGGGCGGCCCTTGTAGCACATAGCCCGCGGCAGAGTCGCCACCGGGTGTGGGGAAGGAAGCGGCAGTATAGCGCGGCCTCCGGGGCGGCATATGGGAAGCGGGACGGCGGGGTGCCAGTTCATTCAATCACGTCGTCATCCCGGACGGCCGGAACGGCGGATCCGGGATCGCGAAAACACTGAGGAGCGATCCCGGCTCTGCGCCCTGCGGGCTCCGGCCGGGATGACGACCTGTGGAATGGATCTCTAAGGCTGCGGCTTCTTCCCCGACGCCGAGGCCGGCTGCGCGCCGGTCGGCTCGGAGACGAAGCTCAGCGCTTCCATCTCCGCCGTGCCGATCATGGTGGCGACCGAGACCTTGAACGGCACCAGCACGCGGGTGCCCGCCACCGGCGCCAGCCAGACATAGACGTCCTTGTTCTCCATCATGTACTTCACGCCGGCGCGGCTCGGCCGGTGGCCGGAAACCGGCCGGTAGGCGACGCGGCACACCACGGCCGGTCCGTCATAGCCCTTCTCGGCCTTCACCTTGTCGGTGCGCACGTAGGACAAAGTGAGGTCATAGCGCTGGCGACCATCGAAGATAGAGAGGGTGCGATCGCACGCGGCAGGGGAGAGCGGATCCGCGGTGCCGGGCACCAGGATCAGCGCCGCGGTCATCGGATCGAGCACGCCCTTCTTGTCGTCGTCGGAGACCGGCACCCGGTCCTTGGCGGGCGTGGTCGGCGGCTGCACCACCACGTTCTTGACGGCATTGGCGGTGAGCACGAGGCGGATCGCTTCCGCCTTCTTGTCGCTCTCCGCATCCATGGCGAAGCTCTGCGGCGACAGTGCGCCGCGCTCGACGGTGCCGCGCGAGCCGGCCGACCCCTTGCCGGAGGACACTGCCTGCATCACCCCGGTGACGCGGGCGCTGCCGGAGGCGGTGTAGCCCTTGCCGCCGATCTCGAGCAGGAAGGAGGCGCGGCCGAGCTCCAGCCCGGCGATCGACATCCGGTAGCGTGCTTCAAGCCGGCCGTCGGCATAGGTCGGACTGGAAGCGAGAATCGCCCCGGCAACCAGCCCACCCGCCGTCAAACCAAGCCGAAGCATCGTGAAGAACCGAATCCATGCGATCGGCAAAAGGCCGATAGAATACTGTAACGGGATTTGCTGGCGGCGGAAGGCGGCGGAACTGTGACCCCCCGTTTCTGCACCGTATCGGTCAGCGCCGGTCTTGACGCGGCAAAGGGGCTTCCTTATACGAGCGCACTCTCTGGATCAGTGCCGCCGGTGCTGGGAAGGGGCCGCCATGCGTGGCCTCCGGTGCCTCGGCT harbors:
- a CDS encoding DUF3108 domain-containing protein is translated as MLRLGLTAGGLVAGAILASSPTYADGRLEARYRMSIAGLELGRASFLLEIGGKGYTASGSARVTGVMQAVSSGKGSAGSRGTVERGALSPQSFAMDAESDKKAEAIRLVLTANAVKNVVVQPPTTPAKDRVPVSDDDKKGVLDPMTAALILVPGTADPLSPAACDRTLSIFDGRQRYDLTLSYVRTDKVKAEKGYDGPAVVCRVAYRPVSGHRPSRAGVKYMMENKDVYVWLAPVAGTRVLVPFKVSVATMIGTAEMEALSFVSEPTGAQPASASGKKPQP